Genomic window (Cucumis sativus cultivar 9930 chromosome 2, Cucumber_9930_V3, whole genome shotgun sequence):
TGTGTATGTAACTATGAACTCGAAGGTAGTAGTTTGctgatatataaataaatttcaggGTCCAGGCATACAACAATACACAGGCTACAAGCCAGCTGATCTAAGGCCATGTGTTATTCTGTTACATGATTTGTACATGGCCAGAAGAGGAGGGTCTTTGATAGCTGTGAGAGAAAAATACAAGCTACATAGGGTAAGAAACTTTATCATCTTCAGTTATATAGAGCATTATGTAGTTAAAAGTTGAAGGTGCTAATATATTATGTTTCTGATCCAAACAGTTCAAGTGTGTTGCAATGATGCCTTCACCTCCTGAGATCCCCTTTTCCTATTTTGAAGAAGCTTAGATTGGCACATGAttctttgatatattttacttGCTAATTGAAGACATGATTTTGACCCTCTGCTGATggattgaaagatttttttgggAAGATGGAAATTGGGTTTCAGCTCTCCAGTAGGCTCTTTGGTGATTTTTGTTCCTCAAAAAATAGGACCCATATTGTTAATATTAGTTAAGTTGAAagatgtttcttttgtttttgacaAGTTGGGCATTTTGCAGTTGAATTCCTTTTTACATGTAAATCGGCCGGTACTTCCATATGAATAACAGTAAAGACTGCATCCATggctttttattttcttttgaaaaattcagTTGTTGAACAAATAGCAGAGGATGAATACCCTTAAAATTCTTGAGATACTTCCTAATCAACGaatttatcataaaaattTGCTTGGGGCTCTTTCAAACTAAATATCCAAGATAATGGCCTTAGAATAATCTTTGCTTTTGATGGATTACCAGCCTCCTAAGGAAatgtttaacattttcaagTTGAATCTTTATTTGCAAGCCTAGCCGCACCATTGAGTTTAGGGCAGTAAAATAGATGATGGGAAGACAATGCCATTGAAATCTAGCTGAATTGTGGAGTCCAACATGGAGAAAAATCCATGAAGCTTTTTCCTATGAACTTTGGACCATGAAACTGCCTATAACAATGAAAGCTTATTTTTCCGACCCAATCCAAGGAAGACAAAAATTTGTTAActtgtatttatttgatttcaatctaaatatttttcatccactaaatattcaaaaacaattttcttttctaaagtTGATTTAaagtgtttcttttttgtctaaATTCAAATCGACTTCTATATTGTTAAATGCTTGAAAGATATTGGTTGAGACAAGCTTCACAATTAAACATTGTCACAAGTGTTTTTCTAAACTCaacttattattttgtaaactcACTTAATCAAAAGTTATTATGGGTGATTGCTAAAagtctctaattttttttttgaatgattatCTAAACACACTTGTTTAAGAAAGTGTGACACAATTGTTTGCAAATTGCAGAAGCAATCAGGAAAGGATGTACGGAAGTGATAATAGCAATTATGATGAATCAAAAACTCAACCAACAACCCATTAGGATGATGGCATGTGGTGGAGTTAAGGGAATAAGATCCATAAAGGAGGTTACATTAATAAACAATCTGTTTAATGTAATGAGTGAACTGAATGGGAAGTTGAGAGGCATATCCCAATTGTTAATTATGACTTAGGATTTAGGATTAAGGAAAAGTCACTATTTATAAAGCATGCCtgccttttctcttctcttatttatttcttacttttcaaTCATtcaccttttccttttccccaTTCTTATTTTTAGACCAAGTTTCATACCATCttaaataagaacaaaaagaagtatacctaaaattaaatttaaaaagtttagacgcttaaagttgaagaagaaccCGTCCAACCCACTTACCAAATAACCACATAAAGGAAATAGGAGATCGACTGTGAATCTGAAAACATATAGACACTATTTTTACCTCCAAAGTCTATtaatttgttatctattttaGTTACCATTGAACTAAGACGGTTTAGAAGGTGTGAATATGTGAATAGAGACAGTGAAGAGTGTAAGTTTTAGGCGTGGATTTGAGCACTAGAGAACGTGTGGTTTAAGCAATCCCCCATTTGACATCAAAGATAAGAGAGGGAAAAAGAGATTAGATGAGATTTGTGTTAGATTTTACCCTTTTTAGTTTCTGATATATTGTATAAGAAAGCCTCACATCACAATTTACATTACTGCAAACACTTCAAATCCACTCACTCACCACTCTCATCCGACAAGATTTGCCCACTTCAAGGACACCCCCTTCAACCTAAAACCTTTTGCACAATACCCAATAATTCACTATttacatctttttttaatatgggtaataaactaaattttctttttagctttttttttttttaaaatgtttaattagtaTGTTTCTCCAAAAACtgttttttagttcaacaattTGAAAACCTATTTCCCATTGCTAAAGGACTCAAAGTTTCCCTCATCAAACTAAGAAAACCatcttattcttttcttttaagtttttcaaaagctCATTTCTTCGTCAACCGTGTTCCTTGTTTCCTGGAATACaagaaattaatattcatatcaCACATATATGTATCTACTTTTACTTTCACCATTCGTTCTTTCCCTTCCATTCAACAATGCAAAAACCATTATCATTAACAATTAACATCGTTaatttttggaaaaggaaaaagtaaataaaaaagagggataggtttaaatttagtttgaaacTAGGAGTGTTGAGAGTGAGAGTGGGAAACACATAAAATGATAGTGTCCTTTGTGtttgagaaggaaaaaatattaaagtccGGAAAGGtccttttaaaagtaataaaaaacaaaccatcAAACCTTGTGGACGTAATTTGTGTCTTccttaattcaattattagtCCCGTGATCGATAATACCTCCAAATCCGCAGCTTAATGCACTTTCTCAAcctactcttttctttttatacattaaaactttatatagttttgattTAATTCACTTCgtccaattttgaaaaacaatccgCTACATGACAACTCATAATTGATGAAAGGCTTGAGTGGGTAAGATGTGTGTATATATCTTCAGGATGGgaacaaacattttatttgtatatataataagccTTTACCTAATTCCCCTCTTTAATTATTCCTTCCTTCGCAAATCCCCACTTTTGTGTTTTTCATCGATGCGGTTCTTGAAGAAGTCTCCTACTGCAGGCGCCGGTGTGAACCCGCGTGGTATTGTAATAGCACTATTAACAGTGGTGACTTTTTTGACGTTATTGCTActgatttcttcttcacctccgATCCCTCATAATGTTAATGCTGTGAAGTTAAAGAAAGAAGGAGGAAGAGCAACCCCATCGTCTCAGAAACTCCACCACCGTAGGATGAGGCGGCCATCCTATGTTTTACAGTCAAGTAAGAGAAAAGTTCCAAATGCTTCAGACCCACTTCACAATCGTTGACTGATTAATTACTActcctttcttcctttttgtttaCATTCACATCATCCCATCTTTCCgtatataaacatatttttataaataatcacaTTCATTTCTCAcacttcttattattatatatatacatatcattttttttcttttggattttgtgATGGGTATTAACGTGATTGAAAATGGTTGTGCTGTGTGTGCAAATGATAGATGGAAACATTATCGGAATAGTTTTCAAGATTTTGAGACTCGTGTCACTTGGGTTTGGGTTCTACAGTGGGACATGAGTTTCAAAACCAGCAAGTGTTTTTTGATTCCATTTATAATACAAAAGCTTATTTTTCACTCTAACACTTCtcaatctaatattttttcttgctGTTCTTATGCTTCAAGATCGCATTTCTATTACTTGATTACTCATGTTTCTGAACACTTCAACTTGCTTGATAGTCtcttgaagttgaagatgTTAACTATGAAGTTATGGTTGTGGGTATGGATGACAGAGTTTAGTTTCACTAGTtgattaatacaaaattttaaattgtggATGGAAAAgtaatatacaaaaaagaaaagaggaaaaaaaaaaaagaaaaaaagtgggTGTGGCTCAGATGGGGATAAGGGTAGGGTGGATATTTCATTCTCTGGTGGATGGATGGATATGAGAAGGATAAAAGGGATAGATTTTAATTCTATACTTATGATGTTACATCTTTGGTCTACATTAGTTTTTTTCCCAGGGTCAGTTTAATCTTTGATTTCattgattgattttgtttgttttggtcttccaagtttgtaatttattgcTTATTTACAACCAAAATTCTGgctaattatttttcttaaaatacgTTGCTAATTTGTAGAACATGAAATACTGAGCATTTcaagagaatgaaaagaaaagagagattatTGCCTTGATTAAGGTAGGCCAAGGGTCATATTTGGATTTATTGTTAGATTAAAagtagattatatatattaaattgaattgagTTCCATGTCATCAACTATTCAACCTCTTGGGAGGATGAGAAGAGTGGTCAATTGATGTTTTTACTGAATGAAACATGAATTAGCAAGGATAGAAGTTATCCTAATactattatataaataatatataatgttaGATGAGTGGAGAATAGTGGGagtattgaatttaaataatgaCAGTGAATGCAAATTTAGGTAGATCTTAAAATTTGGTGAAGTTGGTGAAGAAATAGGACATTTATAGCTGGCTTGCTTTTGTCAACTTCATAATTTTGCAGTATCTTAAGGTTGTAAGGAATTAAATTTCCTAAGCTTACAATTGGAACTGTCGATAATGTTTCTTTGTAGCTCTCAATTAATTACTATTGCTTCCTAATCCTTTTTTCCTCTTattatttctccattttcctctTAATCAGTAATCACCATtggaaattaataattgttatttaagccaataattaattgaaagttGATGTGGCGGAATTAGTGGCAATGGCATCGCATGCAATTGTGTGCTTACTCTTTCAAGGAAAGCAAAGTCCGACACTTTTAACACCAAAATTATAGAATAACCAACGCACGCTTCTTATAattcttcattctcttttctattaattCATCCCATCTTCTTATTTacaaagaggagaaaaaactTGGTTAcaatacatttaaatttacggctattttaaacataaacaatatatttttgtgttgcCTGAGAAGTGgaagaattgattttttgagtgctattgtttgaatttatgaAATTGGAATTGGTTGAATTGCCGCAAAATAAGGTCCAAATTGGAAAGAAAGATTGGGTATCGATCAGCATCTTCACCGCTGATGGTGTTATTGTTATGTATGATTGGATTCAAGAATGGTAATATGTCCTTTTAACTTCACCGCCAATCAATCCCTCTGATCCAAATCCATCCTCTTCCccattcatatttattataattccACATCTCATTTTCCTTCCACCTCCAATTCCTCCGCtgcttcctcttcctcttcctccgCCATGTCCGATCAAGAAAACTCCCCTCAGTCCCATCTACAATTCCCAGACTCCGATATCAAACACAAAGATCCCATCAAACCCCCCATGCAATTCGCTACCAAATTCAGCATATGGCCACCAACACAACGCACTCGCGACGCCGTTATAAGTCGTCTCATCGAAACCCTCTCCACCCCTTCCATTCTCTCGAAACGTTTCGGCACCATTCCGCCCGATGAAGCAGCCACCGTCGCGCAGCTCATCGAGGAAGAAGCGTATGCCTACGCCAATGGCTCTCCCCCCTCCGTGGACGACGGCATCGAGATTCTCCAGGTTTACTCCAAGGAGATTAGTAAGCGGATGCTCGAAGCTGTGAAGGGTAGACCGAGTCCCGCGGCTCCGGCAGAAAATGGTGAGACGGAGGAAGTAAGATCACCTGTTGTTGAAACTAATCATGAAACCCCAACTTTGGAAACTGGAAATTGAATTTTTGGggtttttttaatcttaatcttattACCCTGTTtgagcttcttttttttttttctggagATCTGCGTGTTCTCTGTCCATACATTGGTTGCAAGATAATTATTTGTTCTTGTGCTTTATGGTTttaaattcaatgaaaaatgCAAGCATTTTTTTTGCCTAGAGATACTCGGCTTCGATTTGAGCTCGTTCTGTTTAATGTCGCTCTCGCATTATCTCTTGATTTTGATCGATGAATTTgtggaaatgaagaaagatgGATATGCTTGGAGATCATATTGTTGGGTTTGCTCAATTCAACAAAGAAACTGAGTTCAACCCCTTGAATTTTCGTGTACAATTTCATCATTGATCATTAATTTGAGTGTTGGAGTTGCTTTGATTGACATAGTGTCCCAGATTTTGTGTTTCTGATCCACATTCACAGATTGCTTGAAAAGttagttttagaaaaacataaagacaATGAGCCAAAccattacatatataaaatttatacacTCTTGATTCTATTTGTATGCAGAGATCAAACTTCTAAATAATGTTTGATCTCTTTAAGATTTTCAAGGGTACATCCCTTTTGTAGaggggaaaaaatgaaagaaaaagtacaaGTTATACAAACCAACTGTTCCAAATtcacaaaacaataaaacaaaaatgaagaatggTCAGaagtttctttcaattatgTCTTCAGCTAGTGTCCTGGTCCTCTCATACTCGGTCCGGAAGCATGCTTGAATGCCCAGCTTCCCTTCCGATGACCACTGAAGCTAACAAGGCCATTTGTGTCACCTTTGGTTACTTTCTCAACTCGTCCAGTTCCAACCGTGGGCAGAGTTTCCACTCGAGATCTGAGGTGTCTGCAATCCACATGAACAAACACCATTGCCAACAGTGTCATCACAGCAAAAACTCCAAAAAACCTAGCCTTCATCCTTGCTTTTGAATCTACAAAAATGATCTAAAAGAGTATTTAGGAAGTTGCCCTTATGTATACAAAGAAACACCGATAGAATTTCTACCAAATCGCAAAGGGCGGTGGTGTAGCACTTTATATATACTTAGATTACCAACTCCTTTGACTTAgcctttaatttctttcttttcccatCATTTTCCACGCTGTTAGGAACATTTGACTTGGTGCAAACACAAAGCCAATTGTTCATactggaaggaaaaaaaaaaggaagaaatattATAGAGGTGGAGGTAACCCTTCATTTGCAGGGCCACCGCCACGAAGGACTGATGTGAACATTACACGCTTTTCTGAATAATACTACAagatctatatatattttttatacgAACATATGAAGGTTGTCACGCGGGTTCTATCTTTTTCTAtgctttaatattttataaattggtTGAAGGACTTTTGGAAAGGGAGATTAGGGAGTATTCATGTATGAAttttttgatcatttttttctctctctatctatTTAGCGCTAGATTGTAGGGTGCAATGCAAGGAAGTTTCATTTGGTTTGTAAAAAGGTAGATTATGTTTAAAGGACTTAGATTGGGCTTTTGAGTATTTGGATTTTGAGATGGATTTGATATCTTTGTATCTGGATCTAACATGCATTGATCATAAAAGTGAGTAATGAGAATTTGAGGTTATGAAGGGAAGTGTATTGGAAATCTTTTAGTTTGTGTTTTGTGTGTATGAAATGATTGGATTAAGGCTGGCCAAATGGTGGCTTTCGGCAGCTGATGatcaaaatggagaaattggtttccacttttttttttatgtataatatatattaggaAATTAAGCCAAACCTTACAAAATGAAAGGaattattgaatgaaaatcaacaaaataataataataataataataataataataaaccttacaaatgttttgaagaagaaagaattaattaaatatttctaaaaagtGTATAGATTGGATTCTTAGAAACAATGGTAACGatgaaaagaaactaaaaatgagAGAAGACGAGCCTAACTCAATtgttatttgaagtttttttcttcaaagaaaaattaacgTAGTTGTTCGTGTTATGAGTTACTAGCATAGTATACATATAATTTGGATCTATGTATACATATTATCATTATATCGTTTggttagaaaattttgttttacttcattttgttttactatttGTTGAAGTACGCAtaaacttgtttgtttggaCACTTAaggatattaaaaaaacagaCGTTATAAAACCATATATGGACAAAGACAGAAGATGACatctatttgatttaattgattattgaaaatgattatAAGGTAATGAAAACAAgtgaagaaataataataataataaaaaaagagtgtatatattatttatgagtAGAGAGAGATGAAGGGTACATATCCTATTCGTACTCTTTGTCCTTCCTAATATACTATCACAATTCATACCAACTCAATTATTATCTCTATCATTTTCTAagttattaataatttagacaCCACcacaaatttcttaaattaatttaaaagacaTACGTAAttcataaattgaaaattcctaatttatttattgtctgtttttaattaaattgagagTATAGTATAGAGATTAAAGTGGTGGTTGGGTTTGTAACAAAGTTGAGGATggaaagtaaattaaaaaggaatCTATATATGTAATTGTATGTTGGGATAAGTCCAAAAAAGGATTAAAGAAGAGACCAAGTAGTCAGCTGGTGATTACGTCATTTTGGATTTCACTTCCCCAAAATTTTGTCTCCAATCTATATGACAAAATCTTTTTGGTTTATGCTTTTCTTCACTAATCACCATCTCTTTCCCAAAatctcttttcatttgttgCCTTTCTTAATTAACTTTATCATTTCAACACCTAAAAATGCCAATtctatatgtttatatatatataaactaattagGTATGTTTGGAGTTATAATCGAAAtaagaatgaaatgaaattgtaaGACTTAGAGACCATGAAAagtagaatttaattaaaaagaaaatagaaaaggaataaataaacagagagtgagagagataAACGGTCTTTTCGTTAGAAGTTGGAAGCGCATTCAATACGCAGATTtgtcgtcttcttcttcttcttcttttctcgcAGACAATTTGCAAAATCACTTTACCAACTACTCTCCCccattcatcttctttctatttcttccCCCATTTCCCTTTTTTCATCTCAAAGTCTTCCTCTTTTTCAACCCAATTGCCAATGAACAACAGaatcaagaaatttaaatcaGTTTCAAACCAACAAGAACCAGATCACTCTCAACCACAACCCTCTACCTTTGCAAATTTAGACGACAATTTGTTGTTCGAGGTGTTTAAGCACGTCGATGCAAGGACACTGGCTACCGTCGCCGGCGTCAGCAAGCAGTGGTTCAAAACCGCTCACGACGAGCGCCTCTGGGAGCTTCTCTGCACCAAACACTGGACCAACCTTGGCTGTGCTA
Coding sequences:
- the LOC101205906 gene encoding MFP1 attachment factor 1; protein product: MSDQENSPQSHLQFPDSDIKHKDPIKPPMQFATKFSIWPPTQRTRDAVISRLIETLSTPSILSKRFGTIPPDEAATVAQLIEEEAYAYANGSPPSVDDGIEILQVYSKEISKRMLEAVKGRPSPAAPAENGETEEVRSPVVETNHETPTLETGN
- the LOC101219726 gene encoding F-box protein GID2, which translates into the protein MNNRIKKFKSVSNQQEPDHSQPQPSTFANLDDNLLFEVFKHVDARTLATVAGVSKQWFKTAHDERLWELLCTKHWTNLGCANQQLRSVVLALGGFRRLHSLYPFPPMIGCNHPWGKDEVHLSLSLLSIRYYEKMKFKNRPTS